A region from the Maledivibacter sp. genome encodes:
- the hypB gene encoding hydrogenase nickel incorporation protein HypB, which produces MDTYKVLEIKQSVFEDNDRQADLLREELKKEKTFLLNLMSSPGSGKTTTVLRTIDALKDEMGIGILEADIDSDVDAYTVAQTGTKVIQLHTGGMCHLDADMTKQGLLGLGTEEIDFVILENVGNLVCPAEFDTGASKNAMILSVPEGDDKPLKYPLMFSIVDILLVNKMDAIDYFDFDLEAVKERVKKLNPKIKVIPISAKTGEGIDEWTDWIRTEVNNWK; this is translated from the coding sequence ATGGATACGTATAAAGTTCTTGAGATTAAGCAAAGCGTTTTTGAAGATAACGATCGACAAGCGGATTTGCTTAGGGAAGAATTGAAGAAGGAGAAGACCTTTTTATTAAATTTGATGTCATCGCCAGGTTCTGGTAAAACAACAACTGTTTTAAGGACGATTGATGCCTTAAAGGATGAAATGGGGATTGGTATTTTAGAAGCGGATATTGACTCAGATGTAGATGCCTATACCGTTGCACAAACAGGTACAAAAGTAATCCAACTACACACAGGGGGTATGTGTCATCTTGATGCTGATATGACGAAACAGGGACTATTGGGATTAGGAACAGAAGAAATTGACTTTGTCATCTTAGAAAATGTGGGTAATTTAGTATGTCCAGCAGAATTTGATACTGGGGCATCGAAAAATGCCATGATTTTAAGTGTTCCAGAGGGAGATGATAAACCTTTAAAGTATCCCTTGATGTTTTCAATTGTTGATATTCTCCTAGTTAATAAGATGGATGCTATAGATTATTTTGATTTTGATTTAGAAGCGGTTAAGGAACGGGTAAAGAAATTAAATCCTAAAATTAAGGTTATTCCAATATCTGCTAAAACAGGTGAAGGTATTGATGAATGGACGGATTGGATACGTACAGAAGTTAATAATTGGAAATAA
- a CDS encoding DUF5692 family protein, whose protein sequence is MFVFNYAEGASVLSVWGVWFIVFIALFGLNEIARRRKYVGFFCFFVLPLILSILWFTILRDTTYTDWFHLVKVYSCTAGCIGFWCIRHVKWKNKLTGDECRLSDKKWALCFPPLILAINILEAVTRDFQIGMQYPGGGNLVDEAMYVIGGSWNFMNGVAGILNIITITGWLGICIKKQTNRDGSKDMLWPDMLWFWIIAYDVWNFAYTYNCLPGHAWYCGFALLLPPTICAFTLGKGAWLQHRAQTLAIWCMFAQTFPAFIDEGVFSVASSYNTGALFVPSFLALVVNILVLVYMIYKVVKTKRNPYLGELYTDLKAYKVIKGLAEKKSYQRI, encoded by the coding sequence ATGTTTGTTTTTAACTATGCCGAGGGAGCATCGGTATTAAGTGTATGGGGGGTTTGGTTTATTGTTTTTATAGCACTATTTGGGCTTAATGAAATAGCTCGTAGAAGGAAATATGTTGGATTTTTCTGCTTTTTTGTTTTGCCATTAATACTTTCTATATTATGGTTTACGATATTAAGGGATACAACTTATACAGACTGGTTTCATTTAGTAAAGGTGTATTCATGTACAGCAGGATGTATAGGATTTTGGTGCATCAGACATGTTAAATGGAAAAATAAATTGACAGGTGATGAATGTAGATTATCTGATAAGAAATGGGCATTATGTTTTCCACCACTTATTCTAGCTATCAACATCTTGGAGGCAGTAACCCGTGATTTTCAAATTGGTATGCAGTATCCAGGTGGAGGGAATTTAGTGGATGAAGCCATGTATGTGATTGGTGGTTCTTGGAATTTTATGAATGGTGTGGCAGGTATACTTAACATCATAACCATAACTGGATGGCTTGGGATTTGCATAAAAAAACAAACTAATAGGGATGGAAGTAAAGATATGCTATGGCCTGATATGCTATGGTTTTGGATAATAGCATATGATGTATGGAATTTTGCTTATACCTATAACTGTCTACCAGGTCATGCTTGGTATTGTGGTTTTGCTTTACTATTACCACCAACTATTTGTGCCTTTACTTTGGGAAAAGGAGCATGGCTACAACATCGGGCACAAACCTTGGCCATATGGTGTATGTTCGCACAGACATTTCCTGCATTTATCGATGAGGGTGTCTTTTCAGTTGCATCATCCTACAACACAGGGGCACTATTTGTACCTAGCTTTTTAGCATTAGTTGTAAATATATTAGTATTAGTGTATATGATTTACAAAGTGGTTAAAACAAAGAGGAATCCTTATCTTGGTGAACTTTATACAGACCTGAAAGCCTATAAGGTAATCAAAGGGCTTGCAGAAAAAAAATCATATCAAAGAATATAA
- a CDS encoding FAD-dependent oxidoreductase → MVKERVLDLANKISRTKRGSKKEITPDRPEYKILEPIVTEEMAEAGLCLELRKRMSAKEVAPLCGKSVEETEKLLWELAVAGAAFVNEIDGVNKYWIELWVPGHMEMIVNNRENVKKYPQLGRCFDEYGKLKGPLAAGNVPVGSGPMRVIPIEQAIDGETRIASYEEVSKYLNENTIFSVSDCACRTSREAMGEGCGHLKEDMCIQMGHAAEYYIKTGRGREITREEAFEVIKKAEENGLMHSIPNTDGPGKTHAICNCCGCGCFSMRIANMWQNPDMVRSNYVSQVDRDKCVACGECVENCPSGALKLGQKICTETPIPEKKRELPHDTQWGPDKWNPDYRINRKVVVDTGSSPCKAECPAHIGIQGYIKLASQGRYTEALELIKYENPFPAICGRVCPRYCESACTRGDIDDPIAIDDIKKFIAEQDLNEKNRYIPKKRHDYGKQIAIIGAGPSGLSCAYYLAIDGYKVTVFEKQKVLGGMLTLGIPAFRLEKDVVNAEIDILRELGVEFKTGVEVGKDVTLNDLRNKGFEAFYLAIGAGAGRKLGIEGENAKGIITGVEFLRRVNLGEDLKMKGEVVVIGGGNVAIDVARTATRISPSKIGMYCLENREEMPALEEEIEEALLEDISINNSWGPKQILVENGQVVGVEFRKCISVFDKNKRFNPKYDENETKIVKTNNVLISVGQAMDWGDLIVNSNIELNPNKTIKADPVTYQTGEPDVFAGGDALSGPRFAIDAIAMGKEGAISIHRFVQNGQSLILGRIKRDYRAFDKGDLVLEGYDRLPRQKASHAKEIKSKETFRDLRGTLTEAQIKKETERCLGCGATVTDEFMCVGCGVCTTKCKFDAIKLVRKYDSPSPEFSDMKSTIVKHALKRKVRIAIKKPIKSVKSAFYGKKVSERN, encoded by the coding sequence ATGGTGAAGGAAAGGGTATTAGATCTTGCAAATAAGATAAGTAGGACAAAACGTGGTTCAAAAAAAGAAATTACTCCAGATCGTCCCGAATATAAAATTCTTGAACCTATTGTTACAGAAGAAATGGCAGAAGCAGGACTTTGTCTTGAATTACGTAAAAGAATGAGTGCAAAAGAGGTTGCTCCTTTATGTGGTAAATCTGTAGAAGAAACGGAGAAACTTTTATGGGAATTAGCAGTTGCTGGTGCTGCCTTTGTCAATGAAATTGATGGGGTTAATAAGTATTGGATTGAACTCTGGGTTCCGGGTCATATGGAAATGATAGTCAATAACAGGGAAAATGTCAAAAAGTATCCACAACTAGGCAGGTGCTTTGATGAATACGGAAAATTAAAAGGGCCTTTGGCTGCAGGTAATGTTCCTGTGGGATCAGGACCTATGCGTGTTATTCCTATTGAGCAAGCCATTGATGGTGAAACCAGAATAGCATCCTATGAAGAAGTTTCTAAGTATCTCAATGAAAATACTATCTTCTCAGTTTCAGATTGTGCCTGCCGTACGTCGAGGGAAGCCATGGGAGAAGGCTGTGGACACCTAAAGGAAGATATGTGTATTCAGATGGGTCATGCTGCTGAATATTATATAAAAACAGGTAGAGGTAGGGAGATTACCCGTGAAGAGGCCTTTGAAGTTATTAAAAAGGCAGAAGAAAATGGGTTAATGCATAGTATACCCAATACAGATGGGCCCGGGAAAACCCATGCTATTTGTAATTGCTGTGGATGCGGGTGTTTTAGCATGAGAATTGCTAATATGTGGCAAAATCCTGATATGGTGCGTTCAAACTATGTTTCACAGGTGGATAGGGATAAATGTGTTGCATGTGGGGAATGTGTTGAAAATTGTCCAAGTGGGGCATTGAAATTAGGCCAAAAAATCTGTACAGAAACACCTATTCCAGAGAAGAAAAGAGAGCTTCCCCATGATACACAGTGGGGTCCAGATAAATGGAATCCCGACTATCGTATTAACAGAAAAGTTGTTGTGGATACTGGTTCAAGTCCTTGTAAAGCAGAATGTCCTGCCCATATTGGTATCCAGGGTTATATTAAGTTAGCTTCTCAGGGAAGATATACTGAGGCACTTGAGCTTATCAAGTACGAAAATCCATTTCCTGCAATATGTGGACGTGTCTGTCCAAGATATTGTGAATCAGCCTGTACTAGAGGCGATATTGATGATCCTATAGCTATCGATGATATCAAGAAATTCATTGCGGAACAAGATTTGAATGAAAAAAATCGCTACATACCTAAAAAAAGGCATGATTATGGGAAGCAGATTGCCATTATTGGTGCTGGGCCCTCGGGACTCTCCTGTGCCTACTATTTAGCTATTGATGGATATAAGGTAACGGTATTTGAAAAACAAAAAGTACTTGGAGGAATGCTCACACTGGGAATCCCTGCCTTTAGACTTGAAAAGGATGTAGTCAATGCAGAAATCGATATTTTGAGAGAATTAGGTGTTGAATTTAAGACAGGTGTTGAAGTAGGCAAAGATGTAACTTTAAATGACTTGAGAAATAAAGGTTTTGAAGCATTCTATCTAGCCATAGGTGCTGGAGCAGGTAGAAAGCTAGGAATCGAGGGTGAAAATGCAAAGGGTATAATTACTGGTGTAGAATTTTTACGCAGAGTGAATCTAGGTGAAGATTTAAAAATGAAGGGTGAAGTGGTTGTAATTGGTGGAGGTAATGTTGCCATTGATGTTGCCCGAACAGCTACACGTATTAGCCCTTCAAAAATAGGGATGTATTGTTTAGAAAATAGAGAAGAAATGCCTGCCCTTGAGGAAGAAATCGAAGAAGCATTGTTAGAAGACATTAGCATTAACAATTCCTGGGGACCAAAACAAATTTTAGTGGAAAATGGTCAGGTTGTAGGTGTGGAATTTAGAAAATGTATTTCTGTTTTCGATAAAAACAAGAGGTTTAATCCTAAATACGATGAAAATGAGACAAAGATAGTCAAGACAAACAATGTATTGATTTCTGTAGGTCAAGCAATGGATTGGGGAGACTTGATTGTGAACAGTAATATAGAATTAAATCCTAACAAGACAATTAAAGCTGACCCTGTTACTTACCAAACCGGTGAACCCGATGTATTTGCAGGGGGAGATGCATTAAGTGGGCCAAGGTTTGCTATCGATGCCATTGCAATGGGAAAAGAGGGAGCAATTTCGATCCATCGTTTTGTTCAGAATGGACAAAGTTTAATTCTTGGTCGTATAAAACGAGATTACCGTGCATTTGATAAAGGAGATCTTGTTCTTGAAGGGTATGATCGACTTCCAAGGCAAAAAGCAAGCCATGCTAAGGAAATAAAATCTAAGGAAACCTTTAGAGATTTACGTGGTACACTTACAGAGGCTCAGATAAAGAAGGAAACGGAACGTTGTCTTGGGTGTGGTGCCACAGTCACAGATGAATTCATGTGTGTAGGATGCGGTGTGTGTACTACAAAATGTAAGTTTGATGCAATAAAACTGGTAAGAAAGTATGATAGTCCAAGTCCAGAATTTAGTGATATGAAGTCTACCATCGTAAAACATGCCTTAAAACGAAAGGTGAGAATTG